One part of the Microlunatus elymi genome encodes these proteins:
- the lon gene encoding endopeptidase La: MTDIQKLPVLPLSDSVVLPGMVIPIELDESESRAAVDAAQTADDRLLLVPRPDGQYAPVGTIAELEQVGRLPNGQPAAVVRAESRAKIGAGVIGPGAALWVEVHEVESVVKDPERVAELSRTYKSLVTSILQQRNAWQMIDSVQKITDPSQLADTAGWAPYLDHDQKIELLAEPDVIVRLEKLIDWTKDHLTEQEVAEQIATDVRDGMEKTQREFLLRQQLAAIRKELGEDEPDGADDYRTRVEQAALPEDVRKAALTEVGKLERASEQSPESGWIRTWLDTVLELPWNVRTDDSDDLARTREILDADHAGLDDVKERLVEFLAVRQRRNRRGLSVIGGRGSGAVLSLVGPPGVGKTSIGESVARALGRKFVRVALGGVRDEAEVRGHRRTYVGAMPGRIVRAITEAGSMNPVILLDEIDKVGSDFRGDPAAALLEVLDPAQNHTFRDHYLEVDLDLSDVLFLATANVIDTIPQPLLDRMEVVALDGYTEDEKVAIGRDHLVPDQIGKAGLEPTDVEIGDEALGLIAREYTMEAGVRQLQRAIAKVLRKVTVQLDQAAEPDDHQPVAVTPDNLKDYLGRPRFTPETAERTSVPGVATGLAVTGAGGDVLFIEATEMDGEAGLVLTGQLGDVMKESVQIALSYLRSRGQAGDLAEHRIHVHVPAGAVPKDGPSAGVTMVTALASLASGRPVKSTVGMTGEVTLQGKVLPIGGVKQKLLAAHRAGLTDVIIPKRNEPDLDDLPDSVRGALNIHPVGDVGEVLAIALEDIATSAAVQNPQAA, encoded by the coding sequence ATGACCGACATCCAGAAGCTGCCCGTGCTCCCGCTCTCCGACTCGGTGGTGCTGCCGGGCATGGTGATCCCCATCGAGCTGGACGAGTCGGAGTCGCGGGCCGCCGTGGACGCAGCCCAGACCGCCGACGACCGGCTGCTGCTCGTCCCCCGACCCGACGGCCAATACGCGCCCGTCGGCACCATCGCCGAACTCGAACAGGTCGGCCGGCTGCCCAACGGCCAGCCCGCCGCCGTGGTCCGTGCGGAGTCCCGGGCCAAGATCGGTGCCGGCGTGATCGGCCCCGGCGCGGCCCTGTGGGTCGAGGTGCACGAGGTCGAGTCCGTCGTCAAGGACCCGGAACGCGTCGCCGAGCTGAGCCGGACCTACAAGTCCCTGGTCACGTCGATCCTGCAGCAACGCAACGCCTGGCAGATGATCGACTCGGTGCAGAAGATCACCGATCCCTCCCAGCTGGCCGACACGGCCGGATGGGCCCCCTATCTTGATCACGACCAGAAGATCGAACTGCTGGCCGAACCGGATGTGATCGTCCGGTTGGAGAAGCTGATCGACTGGACCAAGGACCATCTGACCGAGCAGGAGGTGGCCGAGCAGATCGCCACCGACGTCCGGGACGGGATGGAGAAGACCCAGCGCGAATTCCTGCTCCGTCAGCAGTTGGCGGCGATCCGCAAGGAGCTCGGCGAGGACGAGCCCGACGGCGCCGACGACTACCGGACGCGGGTCGAGCAGGCCGCACTGCCCGAGGACGTACGCAAGGCCGCGCTGACCGAGGTCGGCAAGCTGGAGCGTGCCTCGGAGCAGTCGCCGGAGTCCGGCTGGATCCGGACCTGGCTGGACACCGTGCTCGAGTTGCCGTGGAACGTGCGCACCGACGACTCGGATGATCTTGCTCGGACCCGGGAGATCCTGGACGCCGATCATGCCGGGCTGGACGATGTCAAGGAGCGGCTGGTGGAGTTCCTGGCCGTACGCCAGCGGCGCAACCGGCGCGGCCTGTCGGTGATCGGCGGCCGCGGTTCGGGTGCGGTGCTGTCCCTGGTCGGGCCGCCGGGCGTCGGCAAGACGTCAATCGGCGAGTCGGTCGCGCGGGCACTGGGACGCAAGTTCGTCCGGGTCGCGTTGGGCGGCGTACGGGATGAGGCCGAGGTCCGCGGACACCGAAGGACCTACGTCGGCGCCATGCCGGGCCGGATCGTTCGGGCCATCACCGAGGCAGGGTCGATGAATCCGGTGATCCTGCTGGACGAGATCGACAAGGTCGGCTCGGACTTCCGCGGCGATCCGGCGGCGGCGCTGCTGGAGGTGCTCGATCCGGCGCAGAACCACACCTTCCGCGATCACTACCTGGAAGTTGATCTTGACCTGTCCGACGTGTTGTTCCTGGCCACCGCCAACGTGATCGACACCATCCCGCAACCGTTGCTGGATCGGATGGAGGTCGTTGCCCTGGACGGCTACACCGAGGACGAGAAGGTCGCGATCGGCCGTGATCACCTGGTGCCGGACCAGATCGGCAAGGCCGGGCTGGAACCCACCGACGTCGAGATCGGCGACGAGGCGCTCGGCCTGATCGCCCGGGAGTACACCATGGAGGCCGGCGTACGGCAGTTGCAGCGCGCCATCGCCAAGGTGTTGCGCAAGGTGACCGTCCAGCTCGACCAAGCTGCCGAGCCGGATGATCATCAGCCGGTCGCGGTCACCCCGGACAATCTGAAGGACTACCTGGGTCGGCCACGATTCACCCCGGAGACGGCCGAACGCACCTCGGTCCCGGGCGTGGCGACCGGGCTGGCCGTCACCGGTGCCGGTGGCGACGTGCTCTTCATCGAGGCGACCGAGATGGACGGCGAGGCAGGTCTGGTGCTGACCGGTCAGCTGGGTGACGTGATGAAGGAGTCGGTGCAGATCGCCCTGTCCTACCTGCGATCCCGCGGGCAGGCCGGTGACCTGGCCGAGCACCGGATCCACGTGCACGTGCCGGCCGGTGCGGTGCCGAAGGACGGGCCGAGCGCCGGCGTCACGATGGTGACCGCACTCGCGTCGCTGGCATCCGGTCGACCGGTGAAGTCGACGGTCGGGATGACCGGCGAGGTCACCTTGCAGGGCAAGGTGCTGCCGATCGGCGGCGTCAAGCAGAAGCTGCTGGCCGCACACCGGGCCGGACTGACCGACGTGATCATCCCGAAGCGGAACGAGCCGGATCTGGACGATCTGCCCGATTCGGTGCGCGGGGCGCTGAACATCCACCCGGTCGGCGACGTCGGCGAGGTGCTGGCGATCGCGCTGGAGGACATCGCAACGTCCGCCGCGGTCCAGAACCCCCAGGCCGCCTGA
- a CDS encoding HdeD family acid-resistance protein, which translates to MSFVDPEASAFGDLAKKVWYWPVIRGVLAIILGILAFAAPLTTVVTIAIVVGIWFIIDGIVAIVDAIRQRGSGGMAFHIIVGIVDLVFGLLLLFWPGKTLLVFVYLAGIWAIVLGVLEIIASIRSRKQNSGWIWGLAVGAIAIIFGIVVAVHPGFSLVTMTWIIGIFAVVFGIFWIIFGFMIRSAGKKASAGQLP; encoded by the coding sequence GTGTCGTTTGTAGATCCTGAGGCATCCGCCTTCGGGGACCTCGCCAAGAAGGTCTGGTACTGGCCGGTGATTCGCGGCGTGCTGGCGATCATCCTCGGCATCCTCGCCTTCGCCGCCCCACTCACCACCGTGGTGACGATCGCCATCGTCGTCGGCATCTGGTTCATCATCGACGGCATCGTCGCCATCGTTGACGCGATTCGCCAGCGCGGTTCCGGAGGCATGGCCTTCCACATCATCGTCGGCATCGTCGACCTCGTCTTCGGCCTGTTGCTGTTGTTCTGGCCGGGCAAGACCCTGCTGGTCTTCGTCTACCTGGCCGGGATCTGGGCGATCGTGCTCGGTGTGCTGGAGATCATCGCCAGCATCCGCAGCCGCAAACAGAACAGCGGCTGGATCTGGGGACTCGCGGTCGGCGCGATCGCCATCATTTTCGGCATCGTGGTCGCCGTGCACCCGGGCTTCAGCCTGGTCACCATGACCTGGATCATCGGCATCTTCGCGGTGGTCTTCGGCATCTTCTGGATCATCTTCGGATTCATGATCCGCAGTGCCGGGAAGAAGGCCTCAGCCGGTCAGTTGCCCTGA
- a CDS encoding HdeD family acid-resistance protein: protein MAVIQPSHEYGSIAHRVWPWSMTRGALAVIFGILGFALLLPMGTMRSFAMVIGIFAILDGVANGVDAARWRGSTMVLRGIAGLVGIVFGVMALVMTGVTMTQLTWMLAIWAFVIGGLEVVDNIIQRSSEHRDWMFGMIMGGFGLALGVVSVIAMPLLTTLIWYAAVAIILWGIAGLIMGASERRLSHNG, encoded by the coding sequence ATGGCTGTTATCCAACCGAGCCATGAGTACGGCTCGATCGCTCACAGGGTGTGGCCCTGGTCGATGACCCGCGGCGCGCTCGCGGTGATCTTCGGCATCCTCGGCTTCGCCCTTCTGTTACCGATGGGGACGATGCGTTCGTTCGCCATGGTGATCGGGATCTTCGCCATCCTGGACGGCGTTGCCAACGGCGTCGATGCGGCCCGCTGGCGCGGCAGCACGATGGTGCTGCGTGGCATCGCCGGACTGGTCGGCATCGTCTTCGGCGTGATGGCCCTGGTGATGACCGGTGTGACGATGACCCAGCTCACCTGGATGTTGGCGATCTGGGCGTTCGTGATCGGCGGTCTGGAGGTCGTCGACAACATCATCCAGCGCAGCTCGGAGCATCGTGACTGGATGTTCGGGATGATCATGGGTGGCTTCGGGCTGGCCCTCGGCGTGGTGTCGGTGATCGCGATGCCGTTGCTGACGACGCTGATCTGGTACGCGGCGGTTGCCATCATCCTGTGGGGCATCGCCGGTCTGATCATGGGTGCCAGCGAACGGCGACTCTCGCACAACGGCTGA
- a CDS encoding cation diffusion facilitator family transporter, producing the protein MSTDVGTQAESPGTESLRTVLIAFAANVAIAIAKTVAALITSSASMVAEAAHSWADAGNEIFLMIADRKGSRHRDASHPLGYGRDSYVWSMFAAFGLFTAGAVVSIMHGVQELSGDEPGGHYLINYIVLGIAFVLEGTSFLQAFRQARGSARQTGDGTLEFVLSTSNPTLRAVFFEDSAAMIGLVIAGTGIAVHQITGSHIADAIGSILIGILLAVVAIVLINRNRKFLLGEAISPELKNAILTELLSHHDIDRITYLHVEFVGPSRVFLVAAVDLAGNLREDDLSIHLRRIEHELEERDAVEEAVLTLATKDETSLTVTAQAGR; encoded by the coding sequence GTGAGTACTGACGTCGGCACCCAAGCAGAGTCGCCCGGAACCGAGAGTCTGCGTACGGTTCTGATCGCGTTCGCGGCCAACGTCGCGATCGCGATCGCCAAGACGGTTGCGGCGCTGATCACCAGCTCGGCCTCGATGGTGGCCGAGGCGGCACACTCCTGGGCCGACGCCGGCAACGAGATCTTCCTGATGATCGCCGACCGCAAGGGATCGCGGCACCGTGACGCCAGCCATCCGCTCGGCTACGGCCGCGACAGCTACGTCTGGAGCATGTTCGCCGCCTTCGGACTGTTCACCGCCGGCGCCGTGGTGTCGATCATGCACGGCGTACAGGAGCTGAGCGGCGACGAACCGGGCGGGCACTATCTGATCAACTACATCGTGCTCGGGATCGCCTTCGTCCTGGAGGGAACGTCCTTCCTGCAGGCGTTTCGGCAGGCCCGCGGCTCGGCCCGCCAGACCGGGGACGGGACGTTGGAGTTCGTGCTGTCGACCTCCAACCCGACCCTGCGCGCGGTGTTCTTCGAGGACTCGGCGGCGATGATCGGACTCGTCATCGCCGGCACCGGCATCGCGGTGCACCAGATCACCGGGTCGCACATCGCCGATGCCATCGGGTCGATCCTGATCGGCATCCTGCTGGCCGTGGTGGCGATCGTGCTGATCAACCGCAACCGCAAGTTCCTGCTCGGTGAGGCGATCAGCCCCGAGCTGAAGAACGCGATCCTGACCGAGCTGCTCAGCCACCACGACATCGACCGGATCACCTACCTGCACGTGGAATTCGTCGGACCCAGCCGAGTCTTCCTGGTGGCCGCCGTTGATCTGGCCGGCAACCTCCGCGAGGACGACCTGTCGATCCATTTGCGCCGGATCGAACACGAACTCGAGGAACGTGACGCCGTCGAGGAGGCGGTGCTGACCCTGGCCACCAAGGACGAGACGTCCCTCACCGTCACCGCGCAGGCGGGCCGGTGA
- a CDS encoding NADPH:quinone reductase, which yields MRAAYVRWVGPDSVIEIGDLPVPTPGASEVLVKVTAVAINPVDNYIRTGRFQTPVPLPFVVGRDLVGTVVESGSPALGFAPGERVWCNSMGHDGRPGAISEYVVVPVDRLYRLPDGADPEQGVALAQPAATAYLGCFVHGNVRAGETVFVGGGGGNIGLAAIRMARMAGARVLATARPDDHQRCRDAGAEVVVDYHAAPMVDRMLDAAGGVDVYWETSGRHDFDRVERVAAPGCRVLVTAAAEQRPTVPLPQLYMRDVSLIGFVISRATVDQLRAAADLINPELAAGTLTARIADRLPLGRTAEAYRRLAEGRVRGRLLVDLAGRTATR from the coding sequence GTGAGAGCTGCGTACGTCCGCTGGGTCGGGCCGGACAGTGTGATCGAGATCGGCGACCTGCCGGTTCCGACACCCGGCGCATCCGAGGTACTGGTCAAGGTCACCGCGGTCGCGATCAACCCGGTCGACAACTACATCCGTACCGGCAGGTTCCAGACCCCGGTGCCGCTGCCGTTCGTCGTCGGCCGGGACCTGGTCGGGACCGTCGTCGAGAGCGGATCGCCGGCGCTCGGGTTCGCGCCGGGGGAGCGGGTCTGGTGCAACAGCATGGGTCACGACGGCCGGCCGGGCGCGATCTCGGAGTACGTGGTGGTGCCGGTGGATCGGCTGTATCGACTGCCGGACGGGGCCGATCCGGAGCAGGGGGTGGCGCTGGCCCAGCCGGCGGCCACCGCCTACCTGGGCTGCTTCGTGCACGGCAACGTGCGAGCCGGCGAGACCGTGTTCGTCGGCGGTGGCGGCGGCAACATCGGCCTGGCTGCGATCCGGATGGCAAGAATGGCCGGGGCCAGGGTGCTGGCCACCGCCCGGCCCGATGATCATCAGCGTTGTCGCGACGCAGGCGCCGAGGTCGTCGTCGACTACCACGCGGCCCCGATGGTGGACCGAATGCTCGATGCCGCCGGCGGCGTCGACGTCTACTGGGAGACCTCCGGCCGGCACGACTTCGACCGGGTGGAACGGGTCGCGGCACCCGGCTGCCGCGTGCTCGTCACCGCCGCAGCCGAGCAGCGGCCGACCGTCCCGCTGCCGCAGCTCTACATGCGCGACGTCAGCCTGATCGGCTTCGTGATCAGCCGCGCAACGGTCGACCAGCTCCGGGCCGCCGCAGACCTGATCAACCCCGAACTGGCCGCCGGCACGCTGACCGCCCGGATCGCCGACCGGCTGCCGCTGGGCCGGACCGCCGAGGCGTACCGCCGGCTCGCCGAGGGTAGGGTGCGCGGCCGACTCCTGGTCGACCTCGCAGGTCGGACGGCTACACGCTGA
- a CDS encoding type II toxin-antitoxin system VapC family toxin, with amino-acid sequence MSLIFDAGALSAMAGHRARLQELQRRELWPPRVPSVVLTEALTGDHRRDFQVNRLLRACRVDPVDEVQARYAARLRTATGRAGTISAVDAVVAAAADLTPGGVVLTSDPDDLRALVAHATHPIKIISV; translated from the coding sequence ATGAGCCTCATCTTCGATGCCGGGGCGCTCAGCGCGATGGCCGGCCACCGGGCCCGACTGCAAGAGCTTCAGCGTCGCGAGCTCTGGCCCCCGCGGGTACCGAGCGTCGTCCTCACCGAGGCACTCACCGGGGATCACCGGCGCGACTTTCAGGTCAATCGCCTGCTGCGGGCCTGCCGGGTCGACCCCGTCGACGAAGTGCAGGCGCGGTACGCGGCCCGGTTGCGAACCGCGACCGGCCGGGCCGGAACCATCTCCGCCGTCGATGCGGTGGTCGCGGCTGCGGCGGACCTGACTCCGGGCGGAGTCGTGCTCACCAGTGACCCGGACGACCTCCGCGCGCTGGTCGCGCACGCGACCCATCCGATCAAGATCATCAGCGTGTAG
- a CDS encoding type II toxin-antitoxin system CcdA family antitoxin: protein MSRVNITVPDEVLGRARAAGLNVSQLATAALAEELDRRAKIAELDRYLRDLDAELGPIPADDEDAARAWADAAFGDAGASGSGDASRSA from the coding sequence ATGAGTCGGGTCAACATCACGGTTCCGGACGAGGTGCTTGGTCGAGCCAGGGCGGCCGGTCTCAATGTGTCCCAACTGGCGACGGCGGCGCTGGCCGAGGAACTGGACCGCCGGGCCAAGATCGCGGAGCTGGATCGCTACCTGCGGGACCTTGACGCCGAGCTCGGTCCGATCCCGGCCGACGACGAAGACGCCGCGCGCGCGTGGGCCGATGCCGCCTTCGGCGACGCCGGAGCGTCAGGCTCCGGTGACGCAAGCCGCTCTGCATGA
- the dxr gene encoding 1-deoxy-D-xylulose-5-phosphate reductoisomerase, whose product MRDVVILGSTGSIGTQALEVIAERRELFRVVGLAAAGSNIKLLARQVLDFDPAVVGVSRASAVQDLQLALYAEVSRRGWNKGEVRLPKIVAGPEAPNELAALDCDIVLNGITGSAGLGATLTTLAQGTTLALANKESLVIGGRLVTDAAADGQIVAVDSEHSAIAQCLRGGTADEVDRLIVTASGGPFRGMTRAQMADATPEQALAHPTWNMGRVITTNSATLVNKGLEVLEAHLLYGIDLDRVDVVVHPQSMIHSMVQFIDGSTLAQCSPPDMKLPIALALGWPARLAGAARPVNWSRANTWTFEPLDDEAFPAVSLIRKAGRIGGTAPAVLNAANEACVDAFHEHRIGFNQITDIFAAVLDEHLNTAPGNATKLPADSQPAATSTAGSVKPADVGSRWVGAEALTVDAVLSADAWARRRAQDLCSDETRRPQA is encoded by the coding sequence GTGCGCGACGTAGTGATCTTGGGCAGTACGGGGTCGATCGGGACTCAGGCTCTGGAGGTGATCGCCGAACGGCGGGAGCTGTTCCGGGTGGTCGGGCTGGCGGCAGCCGGCAGCAACATCAAGCTGCTGGCCCGGCAGGTGCTCGACTTCGACCCGGCCGTGGTCGGGGTCAGCCGGGCGAGCGCCGTACAGGATCTGCAGTTGGCGCTGTACGCCGAGGTCTCTCGGCGCGGCTGGAACAAGGGCGAGGTCAGACTGCCGAAGATCGTCGCCGGACCCGAGGCGCCCAACGAGCTGGCCGCGTTGGACTGCGACATCGTGCTGAACGGGATCACCGGTTCGGCCGGTCTCGGCGCGACCCTGACCACCCTGGCCCAGGGCACCACGCTGGCGCTGGCCAACAAGGAGTCCCTGGTGATCGGCGGCCGGCTGGTCACCGACGCCGCCGCCGACGGGCAGATCGTCGCAGTCGACTCCGAACACTCGGCGATCGCCCAGTGCCTGCGCGGCGGCACCGCCGACGAGGTCGACCGGTTGATCGTCACCGCCAGCGGCGGACCGTTCCGCGGCATGACCCGGGCGCAGATGGCCGACGCGACGCCGGAGCAGGCACTGGCACACCCGACCTGGAACATGGGCCGGGTGATCACCACCAACTCCGCCACCCTGGTGAACAAGGGGTTGGAGGTGCTGGAGGCGCACCTGCTCTACGGCATCGACCTGGACCGGGTCGATGTGGTCGTTCATCCGCAGTCGATGATCCACTCGATGGTCCAGTTCATCGACGGCTCGACGCTGGCCCAGTGCTCGCCTCCCGACATGAAGCTGCCGATCGCGCTCGCCCTCGGCTGGCCGGCTCGGCTGGCCGGAGCAGCCCGCCCGGTCAACTGGTCCCGGGCCAACACCTGGACCTTCGAGCCGCTCGACGACGAGGCCTTCCCCGCCGTCTCCCTGATCCGCAAGGCAGGCCGGATCGGCGGCACCGCACCCGCCGTACTGAACGCCGCCAACGAGGCCTGCGTGGACGCCTTCCACGAGCATCGGATCGGGTTCAACCAGATCACCGACATCTTCGCCGCCGTCCTCGACGAGCACCTGAACACGGCGCCCGGGAACGCCACGAAACTCCCAGCCGATTCACAGCCCGCGGCCACGTCGACGGCGGGATCGGTGAAACCCGCCGACGTAGGATCACGATGGGTCGGCGCCGAAGCCCTCACCGTCGACGCCGTACTCAGCGCCGATGCGTGGGCGCGCCGTCGGGCCCAGGACTTGTGCAGCGACGAGACGAGGAGACCGCAGGCGTGA